The following proteins are co-located in the Mesorhizobium australicum WSM2073 genome:
- the chvE gene encoding multiple monosaccharide ABC transporter substrate-binding protein, whose amino-acid sequence MKIIKTLAAVAALGIAAMTYQAHAADKGLVGVLMPTKTSQRWINDGDAVKSQLEALGYTVDLQYAQDDIPNQLSQLENEITKGPKALIIASIDGTTLSDALQKANDAGVVVVAYDRLIKKTKNVDYYTTFDNFGVGVIQANSLVKGLKERFPNTKPWNVELFGGSPDDNNAFFFYNGAISVLQPLIDDGSIKIKSGQTGMDKVGTLRWLAATAQARMDNLLSANYSDGSRVDGVLSPYDGLSRGITASLRAVGYGTDAQPWPIVTGQDAETASVKLIISGEQYSTVFKDTRELAKATVQLVDKVLSGGKPEGLDEKTYNNDVKVVPSILLTPHEVDKSNYQALVVDSGYIKAEDLK is encoded by the coding sequence GTGAAGATTATCAAGACGCTGGCCGCCGTGGCGGCCCTTGGCATCGCTGCCATGACCTATCAGGCGCACGCGGCCGACAAGGGTCTTGTCGGCGTGCTGATGCCGACCAAGACCTCGCAACGCTGGATCAATGACGGCGACGCCGTCAAATCCCAGCTCGAGGCGCTCGGCTACACTGTCGACCTGCAATACGCGCAGGACGACATCCCCAACCAGCTCAGCCAGCTGGAAAACGAAATCACCAAGGGTCCGAAGGCGCTGATCATCGCCTCGATCGACGGCACCACGCTGTCGGATGCGCTGCAGAAGGCCAACGACGCGGGCGTCGTCGTCGTCGCTTATGACCGCCTGATCAAGAAGACCAAGAATGTCGACTATTACACCACCTTCGACAATTTCGGCGTCGGCGTGATCCAGGCAAATTCCCTGGTCAAGGGCCTCAAGGAGCGTTTCCCGAACACCAAGCCGTGGAACGTCGAACTGTTCGGCGGCTCGCCCGACGACAACAACGCCTTCTTCTTCTACAATGGCGCGATCTCCGTCCTGCAGCCGCTGATCGATGACGGCTCGATCAAGATCAAGTCCGGCCAGACCGGCATGGACAAGGTCGGCACGCTGCGCTGGCTCGCCGCCACCGCCCAGGCGCGCATGGACAACCTTCTGTCGGCCAACTACTCGGACGGCAGCCGCGTCGATGGCGTTCTGTCACCCTATGACGGCCTGTCGCGCGGCATCACCGCCTCGCTGCGCGCTGTCGGTTACGGCACCGACGCACAGCCCTGGCCGATCGTGACCGGTCAGGACGCCGAGACCGCCTCGGTCAAGCTGATCATCTCGGGCGAGCAGTACTCGACCGTGTTCAAGGACACCCGCGAACTGGCCAAGGCCACGGTGCAGCTGGTCGACAAGGTGCTCTCCGGCGGCAAGCCGGAAGGCCTCGACGAAAAGACCTACAACAACGACGTCAAGGTGGTTCCCTCGATCCTGCTGACGCCGCATGAGGTCGACAAGTCGAACTACCAGGCCCTGGTCGTCGACTCCGGCTACATCAAGGCCGAAGACCTGAAGTAA
- the mmsA gene encoding multiple monosaccharide ABC transporter ATP-binding protein, whose translation MTSTILEMRDITKTFPGVKALSNVNLRVEEGEIHAVVGENGAGKSTLMKVLSGVYPSGTYDGQIIFQGQECQFKGIHDSEHKGIVIIHQELALVPMLSIAENIFLGNEQARYGVIDWDANEARTAELLKKVGLKEDPKTLITHIGVGKQQLVEIAKALSKEVKLLILDEPTASLSEKDSQALLDLLLEFKRQGMTSILISHKLNEVNRVADKVTVIRDGRTIETLPRKDISEDRIITSMVGRSLDDRYPPREPSIGDVIFEVKDWSVYHPIHAERQVIKSIDLKVRKGEVVGIAGLMGAGRTEFAMSLFGRSYGRRISGEVLLNGKPVDLSTVGKAVQNGIAYVTEDRKTYGLNLIDHIKHNVTLANLGGVSSGGVIDDMREMSVANDYRKKTNIRASSVYQLTGNLSGGNQQKVVLSKWLFADPEVLILDEPTRGIDVGAKYEIYTIIARLAAEGKAIIVISSEMPELLGITDRIYVMNEGRIVGEMAASDASQEKIMRAIVRGEGKAS comes from the coding sequence ATGACCTCGACGATTTTGGAGATGCGCGACATCACCAAGACGTTCCCCGGCGTGAAGGCGCTGTCGAACGTCAACCTCCGCGTCGAGGAAGGCGAAATCCATGCCGTGGTCGGCGAGAACGGCGCCGGAAAATCGACACTGATGAAGGTGCTTTCGGGCGTCTATCCCTCCGGCACCTATGATGGCCAGATCATCTTTCAGGGCCAGGAATGCCAGTTCAAAGGCATTCATGACAGCGAACACAAGGGCATCGTCATCATCCACCAGGAGCTCGCGCTGGTGCCGATGCTGTCGATCGCCGAAAACATTTTCCTCGGCAACGAGCAAGCCAGATACGGCGTCATCGACTGGGACGCCAACGAGGCGCGCACGGCCGAGCTTTTGAAGAAAGTCGGGCTCAAGGAAGACCCCAAGACGCTGATCACCCATATCGGCGTCGGCAAGCAGCAGCTGGTCGAGATCGCCAAGGCGCTCAGCAAGGAAGTGAAGCTGCTGATCCTCGACGAGCCGACAGCATCGCTCAGCGAGAAGGACAGCCAGGCGCTGCTCGATCTATTGCTCGAGTTCAAGCGGCAGGGCATGACCTCGATTCTGATCTCCCACAAGCTCAACGAGGTGAACCGCGTCGCCGACAAGGTGACGGTGATCCGCGACGGGCGCACGATCGAGACATTGCCGAGGAAGGACATCAGCGAGGACCGCATCATCACCTCGATGGTCGGCCGATCCCTCGACGATCGCTACCCGCCGCGCGAACCTAGCATCGGCGACGTCATTTTCGAGGTCAAGGACTGGTCCGTCTACCACCCGATCCATGCCGAACGGCAAGTGATCAAGAGCATCGACCTCAAGGTGCGCAAGGGCGAAGTTGTCGGCATAGCGGGACTGATGGGCGCCGGTCGCACCGAATTCGCCATGAGCCTGTTCGGCCGCTCCTATGGCCGGCGCATCAGCGGCGAGGTGCTGCTCAACGGCAAGCCCGTGGACCTTTCCACAGTGGGCAAGGCCGTGCAGAACGGCATCGCCTATGTCACCGAGGACCGCAAGACCTACGGGCTGAACCTCATCGACCATATCAAGCACAATGTGACGCTGGCCAACCTCGGCGGCGTTTCCAGTGGCGGCGTGATCGACGATATGCGCGAAATGAGCGTCGCCAACGACTATCGCAAGAAGACCAATATCCGCGCCTCCAGCGTCTATCAGCTGACCGGCAACCTCTCTGGCGGCAACCAGCAGAAGGTGGTGCTGTCGAAATGGCTGTTCGCCGACCCGGAAGTCCTGATCCTCGATGAGCCGACGCGCGGCATCGACGTCGGCGCCAAGTACGAAATCTATACAATCATCGCTCGCCTTGCTGCCGAGGGCAAAGCGATCATCGTCATCTCGTCTGAAATGCCGGAATTGCTCGGCATCACCGACAGAATCTATGTCATGAACGAAGGACGCATCGTCGGCGAGATGGCGGCAAGCGACGCCAGCCAGGAAAAAATCATGCGCGCCATTGTTCGCGGAGAAGGAAAAGCATCATGA